One stretch of Lysobacter sp. TY2-98 DNA includes these proteins:
- the creD gene encoding cell envelope integrity protein CreD encodes MRIGFKLVLVAVMTMLILIPLAMVNGLIGERQRYRDAAVADIGRMYASPQTVFGPVLTVPYTESVDLQETGGDGVVRTVRKRQASAWTFFPTRLDASGTVATATRRRGLYRVPVYEWAGTVKADFDVQIPGDVAGADRVIGTPVLGYGVTDVRGLHGAPKLQIDGREVALLEGAGTQDDAGMHAALPVPAPGAHFALISQLQLKLAGTQSIAFVPLGKQNHIALGSKWPHPSFQGLSPWQSEISDTGFAAQWQVASIATDAQRQYLARLPQNTTTGSGPSAARDVTLPTLGVVLDDPIDAYTLADRATKYGVLFVAITFVGFFMFEVIRQLPIHPIQYGLVGLALVIFFLLLVSLSEHVPFPVAYAAASGGCIGLIGFYLSAVLRSALRGAAFGATLGLLYAALYGLLISEDNALVLGSLLLFAILAAVMIATRRLDWYRLGSQVASTRTA; translated from the coding sequence ATGCGCATCGGATTCAAGCTGGTGCTGGTTGCGGTGATGACGATGCTGATCCTCATCCCACTGGCGATGGTGAACGGGCTGATCGGCGAGCGACAGCGCTACCGCGACGCGGCGGTGGCCGACATCGGGCGGATGTATGCATCGCCCCAGACGGTTTTCGGCCCGGTGCTCACCGTGCCGTACACCGAATCGGTCGATCTGCAGGAGACCGGTGGTGACGGCGTGGTGCGCACCGTGCGCAAGCGCCAAGCCTCGGCATGGACGTTCTTTCCAACGCGCCTCGACGCGTCGGGCACGGTCGCCACGGCGACACGCCGTCGCGGGCTATACCGCGTGCCGGTCTACGAATGGGCGGGCACGGTGAAAGCGGACTTCGACGTGCAGATTCCAGGGGACGTCGCGGGTGCGGATCGTGTCATCGGCACCCCGGTGCTCGGTTATGGCGTGACGGACGTGCGCGGCCTGCACGGCGCGCCGAAGCTGCAGATCGATGGTCGGGAAGTCGCGCTGCTGGAAGGCGCGGGCACGCAGGACGACGCCGGCATGCATGCAGCGCTCCCAGTCCCCGCGCCGGGCGCGCATTTCGCGTTGATCTCGCAGCTCCAGCTCAAGCTCGCGGGCACGCAGTCCATCGCTTTCGTGCCGCTGGGCAAGCAGAACCACATCGCGCTCGGTTCCAAGTGGCCGCATCCGAGCTTCCAGGGCCTGTCGCCGTGGCAGAGCGAGATTTCGGACACCGGCTTCGCGGCGCAGTGGCAGGTGGCATCCATCGCGACGGACGCGCAACGCCAGTACCTCGCGCGTCTGCCGCAGAACACCACCACGGGCTCCGGCCCATCAGCGGCACGTGACGTCACGCTACCGACCCTAGGCGTCGTGCTCGACGATCCGATCGACGCTTACACCTTGGCCGACCGCGCGACGAAGTACGGCGTGCTGTTCGTCGCGATCACCTTCGTCGGCTTCTTCATGTTCGAAGTGATCCGCCAGTTGCCGATCCACCCGATCCAGTACGGCCTGGTCGGACTCGCGCTCGTGATCTTCTTCCTGCTGCTGGTGAGCCTCAGCGAGCACGTTCCGTTCCCGGTCGCCTATGCAGCGGCGAGTGGCGGCTGCATCGGACTGATCGGCTTCTACCTGAGCGCCGTCCTTCGCAGTGCACTGCGCGGGGCGGCATTCGGCGCGACGCTCGGCCTGCTGTACGCCGCGCTCTACGGCCTGCTGATCTCCGAGGACAATGCCCTCGTGCTCGGCTCGCTGCTGCTGTTCGCGATCCTGGCCGCCGTAATGATCGCGACGCGCCGCCTCGACTGGTACCGGCTCGGCTCACAGGTCGCATCGACGCGAACCGCCTGA
- the creC gene encoding two-component system sensor histidine kinase CreC — protein sequence MRIGLRIFLGYFAIVALAGLLVTKVFVAQVKPGVRQAMEDTLVDSANVLAELAADDLASGHINDGRFAQHVRALHGRDPGAAIWGFSKRAATYRIYVTDAHGIVVFDSTGRDVGRDYSKWNDVLRTLRGQYGARSTAENPNDPTSTVMHVAAPVRDAQGRLIGVLTVAKPNRVLQPFIDRSQGIITRWGAVLLGVALLTGLAAAWWLSRQLGLLRRYAQAVTAGERATLPATAGEFAELGRALETMRTKLEGKQYVEQYVHSLTHEMKSPLAAIRASAELLEQPLSDHDRAQFAAGIRAQSERMAQMIDKLLALAAVEHRQRLESPQPVDIAVLVDAVLADCRERLRAKGQTAEVKLAADLPAPSGDAFLLRQALANLVENASDFAPDGSTIELQVAREGEGVALRVLDRGDGVPDYAAERVFERFYSLPRPGGASRSSGLGLCFVAEVADLHGGSASLRNRDGGGAEAAIVLPA from the coding sequence ATGCGCATCGGTCTGCGCATCTTCCTCGGCTACTTCGCGATCGTCGCGCTCGCGGGGTTGCTGGTGACGAAGGTGTTCGTCGCGCAGGTGAAGCCCGGTGTGCGGCAGGCGATGGAGGACACGCTGGTCGACAGCGCGAACGTGCTGGCCGAACTGGCCGCTGACGACCTAGCCTCCGGCCACATCAACGACGGCCGCTTCGCGCAACACGTGCGCGCACTGCACGGGCGCGATCCGGGTGCGGCGATCTGGGGCTTCTCGAAGCGTGCCGCGACCTATCGGATCTACGTGACCGACGCCCATGGCATCGTGGTCTTCGACAGCACCGGGCGCGACGTCGGGCGCGACTATTCGAAGTGGAACGACGTGCTGCGCACGCTGCGCGGCCAGTACGGTGCGCGCTCGACCGCGGAGAACCCAAACGATCCGACGTCGACGGTGATGCACGTCGCGGCACCCGTACGCGATGCGCAGGGTCGGCTGATCGGCGTGCTCACCGTCGCCAAACCCAACCGCGTGCTGCAGCCCTTCATCGACCGCAGCCAGGGAATCATCACGCGCTGGGGCGCCGTACTGCTCGGCGTTGCGTTGCTGACGGGGCTCGCCGCAGCGTGGTGGCTGTCGCGACAGCTCGGGCTGCTGCGTCGCTACGCGCAGGCCGTGACCGCCGGTGAGCGCGCGACGCTGCCCGCGACCGCAGGCGAATTCGCCGAGCTCGGGCGCGCGCTGGAAACGATGCGCACCAAGCTCGAAGGCAAGCAGTACGTCGAGCAGTACGTGCATTCCCTCACGCACGAGATGAAAAGCCCGCTGGCCGCAATCCGCGCCAGTGCCGAATTGCTCGAACAGCCCCTGTCCGATCACGACCGGGCGCAGTTCGCGGCGGGCATCCGGGCGCAGAGCGAACGCATGGCGCAGATGATCGACAAGCTGCTCGCGCTGGCGGCGGTGGAGCATCGCCAGCGGCTCGAGTCACCGCAGCCGGTGGATATCGCCGTGCTGGTGGATGCCGTGCTGGCCGATTGCCGCGAACGTCTGCGCGCGAAGGGGCAAACGGCCGAGGTGAAGCTCGCGGCCGATCTGCCCGCGCCCTCGGGCGACGCCTTTCTGCTGCGTCAGGCGCTCGCCAACCTCGTCGAGAATGCCTCCGACTTCGCACCGGACGGCAGCACCATCGAACTCCAGGTCGCGCGCGAAGGTGAGGGCGTCGCGCTGCGCGTGCTCGACCGCGGAGACGGCGTGCCCGATTACGCCGCCGAGCGCGTGTTCGAGCGCTTCTACTCGCTGCCACGCCCGGGCGGTGCCAGCCGCAGCAGCGGGCTGGGACTGTGCTTCGTCGCCGAGGTCGCCGACCTGCACGGCGGCAGCGCGTCGCTGCGCAATCGCGACGGCGGCGGCGCCGAGGCCGCGATCGTCCTGCCGGCCTGA
- the rlmJ gene encoding 23S rRNA (adenine(2030)-N(6))-methyltransferase RlmJ — translation MNYRHAFHAGNHADVLKHAALLALCDALVAKPAPLFALDTHAGRGLYYLDAAQAKRTGEAAGGIEAIDRLQPGTAPAPLRAYVDAISACRQVHGPMAYPGSPWLLAHALRAQDRIACCELQPEEADALKASVGADPRVAVHARDGYTAMHALLPPRVGNERFGRGLVLIDPPFEAQLEEFTTAFRALRDALERWPQGTYALWYPIKQRRALQRTYRSMATMPAKSVLVAELLVRPDDSPLRMNGSGLMLLNAPWRFDERLRELVSALAKILGEPTGASWRVEWLKAAD, via the coding sequence ATGAACTACCGACACGCCTTCCACGCCGGCAACCATGCCGACGTGCTCAAGCACGCCGCGCTGCTCGCGCTCTGCGATGCCCTCGTCGCCAAGCCGGCGCCCCTGTTCGCGCTCGATACGCACGCCGGGCGCGGGCTCTATTACCTCGACGCCGCGCAGGCGAAGCGCACGGGCGAGGCGGCCGGCGGCATCGAGGCGATCGACCGCCTGCAGCCGGGCACCGCACCGGCGCCGCTGCGCGCCTACGTCGATGCGATCTCCGCGTGCCGCCAGGTACACGGCCCGATGGCGTATCCGGGCTCCCCGTGGCTGCTCGCGCACGCGCTGCGTGCGCAGGACCGCATCGCCTGCTGCGAACTGCAGCCGGAGGAGGCGGACGCACTGAAGGCGTCGGTCGGTGCGGATCCCCGCGTGGCCGTGCACGCGCGCGACGGCTATACGGCGATGCACGCCCTGTTGCCGCCGCGCGTCGGCAACGAACGCTTCGGACGCGGACTGGTGCTGATCGACCCGCCGTTCGAGGCGCAGCTCGAGGAATTCACCACCGCGTTCCGTGCGCTGCGCGATGCGCTCGAACGCTGGCCGCAGGGCACCTACGCACTGTGGTATCCGATCAAGCAGCGACGTGCGCTGCAGCGCACCTATCGGTCGATGGCGACGATGCCGGCGAAGTCGGTGCTGGTCGCCGAATTGCTGGTGCGCCCCGACGATTCGCCGCTGCGCATGAACGGCAGCGGCCTGATGCTGCTCAACGCGCCCTGGCGTTTCGACGAACGTCTGCGCGAGCTGGTGTCGGCGCTCGCCAAAATCCTCGGCGAGCCCACCGGCGCGTCGTGGCGCGTGGAGTGGCTGAAGGCCGCCGACTGA
- a CDS encoding cation diffusion facilitator family transporter, with protein MAGGGDSTRAIFFALGANLAIAIAKGVAAFFTGSSAMLAETVHSLADCGNQVLLLIGVNQSKKPPSPNYPLGYGKAIYFWSFLVAIMLFTIGGMFSLYEGIHKLGESEPLRQWWWAAGVLTFGVIAEGISMRACMQEVNKARGDRSLTQWFRETRQGELLVIFGEDLAALAGLVLALVAVMLSVITGNPIWDAIGTIGIGVLLIVVAAMVGVGIKAMLIGQSMDPARERELCDFLKARAEIDRVLSLITVQLGNHSVVSVQAQMRETGSAVAMVHAINTVEREMKAAFPEVRWSFFEPDLADKGSAPTND; from the coding sequence ATGGCTGGCGGCGGCGATTCCACTCGCGCGATCTTCTTTGCGCTTGGCGCGAACCTTGCGATCGCGATCGCCAAGGGCGTGGCGGCGTTCTTCACCGGCTCGAGCGCGATGCTCGCCGAGACCGTGCACTCGCTGGCCGACTGCGGCAACCAGGTGCTGCTGCTGATCGGCGTCAACCAGTCCAAGAAGCCGCCGTCGCCGAACTATCCGCTGGGCTACGGCAAGGCGATCTACTTCTGGTCGTTCCTCGTCGCGATCATGCTGTTCACCATCGGCGGCATGTTTTCGCTGTACGAGGGCATCCACAAGCTGGGCGAGTCCGAGCCGTTGAGGCAGTGGTGGTGGGCTGCCGGCGTGCTCACCTTCGGCGTGATCGCCGAAGGCATTTCGATGCGCGCCTGCATGCAGGAAGTGAACAAGGCCCGTGGCGATCGCTCGCTGACGCAGTGGTTCCGCGAAACGCGCCAGGGCGAGCTGCTGGTGATCTTCGGCGAGGACCTCGCAGCGTTGGCCGGCCTCGTGCTCGCGCTGGTCGCGGTCATGCTGTCGGTGATCACCGGTAACCCGATCTGGGATGCCATCGGCACGATCGGCATCGGCGTGCTGCTCATCGTGGTCGCGGCGATGGTCGGTGTCGGCATCAAGGCGATGCTGATCGGCCAGAGCATGGATCCGGCACGCGAACGCGAACTTTGCGACTTCCTGAAAGCGCGCGCCGAGATCGATCGCGTGCTCAGCCTGATCACCGTGCAGCTCGGCAATCATTCGGTGGTGTCGGTGCAGGCGCAGATGCGCGAAACCGGGTCCGCGGTCGCGATGGTGCATGCGATCAACACGGTCGAACGCGAAATGAAGGCAGCGTTCCCGGAAGTGCGCTGGAGCTTCTTCGAGCCGGACCTGGCCGACAAGGGCAGCGCGCCGACCAACGACTGA
- the mfd gene encoding transcription-repair coupling factor, with the protein MPAPLLPIPPLPKAGQQRAWWRAPASSSALAFHIAAAATSHDGPLLAITRDNQTAHQLEGDLRTLLGARSGVDGDIPVLAFPDWETLPYDAFSPHPDIVSQRLATLHRLPQLTRGVVVLPVQTLMQRLAPPKHVVGGSFDVRVGQRLDLDAEKRRLEAAGYRHVPQVLDPGDFAVRGGLLDVYPMGADQPFRVEMLDDEIDTIRVFDPESQRSLEKMERIHLLPGRELPLDDAALKSALERLRDRFDVDTRRSALYQDLKSGLAPAGVEYYLPLFFDDTATLFDYMVDGVLPIVTEGSFEAADQFWSQTGERYEQRRHDVERPVLPPAELYLAPDALRGIFNETSRVEVCGANHAQLDRAQPLGDQPAMPLPLAPRDPAASDSLKSFVTAYPGDMLIAADSAGRREALIELLEAVELTATVLSDWTTFYERGPAARSAASGKLFAIAVAPLDDGFSISTPTFTVLTERQLFPERASQPRRRKRVGREPEAIIRDLGELTEGAPIVHEDHGVGRYRGLVTLDVGGTPGEFLDIEYAKGDRLYVPVAQLHLINRYSGASEETAPLHSLGGEQWQKAKKKAAEKVRDVAAELLEIQAKRQARAGLAIDVDRTMYEPFAATFPFEETPDQAAAISAVVRDLQSSQPMDRVVCGDVGFGKTEVAVRAAFTAAAGGKQVALLVPTTLLAEQHYRNFRDRFADWPIRVEVLSRFKSKKEIAAELEKVTEGTIDVIVGTHRLLQPDVKFKDLGLVIVDEEQRFGVRQKEALKALRANVHLLTLTATPIPRTLNMAMAGLRDLSIIATPPAHRLAVQTFVVPWDDAQLREAFQRELSRGGQVYFLHNDVESIGRMQRQLQELVPDARIGVAHGQMPERELERVMLDFHKQRFNVLLSTTIIESGIDIPNANTIIINRADKFGLAQLHQLRGRVGRSHHRAYAYLVIPDRKAITADARKRLDAIEAMDELGAGFTLATHDLEIRGAGELLGEEQSGQMAEVGFSLYTELLERAVRSIRQGKLPDVDMVEARGADVELHVPALIPDDYLPDVHTRLTLYKRISSARNADELRELQVEMIDRFGLLPDAAKNLFTVAELKLEATRLGIRKLELGEKTGRVQFVEKPNVDPMAVIKLIQGQPKLYRMDGPDKLKLSLDLPEAAQRVAAARGLLITLAAR; encoded by the coding sequence ATGCCCGCCCCCCTTCTCCCCATTCCGCCGCTGCCCAAGGCCGGCCAGCAGCGCGCCTGGTGGCGCGCGCCGGCTTCGTCGTCGGCGCTCGCCTTCCACATCGCCGCCGCGGCCACGTCGCACGACGGCCCGCTGCTCGCGATCACCCGCGACAACCAGACCGCGCACCAGCTCGAAGGCGACCTGCGCACCTTGCTCGGCGCGCGCAGCGGCGTCGATGGCGACATTCCGGTGCTCGCGTTTCCCGACTGGGAGACGCTGCCCTACGACGCCTTCAGCCCCCATCCCGACATCGTCAGCCAGCGCCTGGCGACGCTGCATCGCCTGCCGCAGCTCACGCGCGGCGTGGTGGTGCTGCCGGTGCAGACGCTCATGCAGCGCCTGGCGCCGCCGAAGCATGTCGTCGGCGGCAGTTTCGATGTGCGCGTCGGCCAGCGACTCGATCTCGATGCCGAGAAGCGGCGCCTCGAAGCTGCAGGCTACCGCCACGTCCCGCAGGTGCTCGATCCCGGCGACTTCGCGGTACGTGGTGGCCTGCTCGACGTGTATCCGATGGGCGCGGACCAGCCCTTCCGCGTCGAAATGCTCGACGACGAGATCGACACCATCCGCGTGTTCGATCCGGAATCGCAGCGTTCGCTGGAAAAGATGGAACGGATCCATCTGTTGCCCGGCCGCGAACTGCCGCTGGACGACGCTGCCCTCAAGAGTGCGCTCGAACGCCTGCGCGATCGCTTCGACGTCGACACGCGCCGCAGCGCGCTCTACCAGGATCTGAAATCCGGCCTCGCACCGGCCGGTGTCGAGTACTACCTGCCGCTGTTCTTCGACGACACGGCCACGCTGTTCGACTACATGGTCGACGGCGTGCTGCCCATCGTCACCGAGGGCAGTTTCGAAGCCGCCGACCAGTTCTGGTCGCAGACCGGCGAGCGCTACGAGCAGCGCCGCCACGACGTCGAACGCCCCGTGCTGCCGCCGGCCGAGCTCTACCTCGCGCCGGACGCATTGCGCGGCATTTTCAACGAGACCTCGCGCGTCGAAGTCTGCGGCGCGAACCATGCGCAACTCGATCGCGCCCAACCGCTCGGCGATCAGCCCGCGATGCCGCTGCCGCTCGCGCCGCGCGACCCCGCCGCCAGCGATTCCCTGAAGTCGTTCGTCACTGCATATCCGGGCGACATGCTGATCGCGGCGGATTCCGCGGGCCGACGCGAGGCGCTGATCGAGCTGCTCGAAGCGGTCGAGCTCACAGCGACCGTGCTGAGTGACTGGACGACGTTCTACGAACGCGGGCCCGCCGCGCGAAGCGCCGCGAGCGGCAAGCTGTTTGCGATCGCCGTCGCCCCGCTCGACGACGGCTTCTCGATCTCGACGCCGACCTTCACCGTCCTCACCGAGCGCCAGCTGTTCCCCGAGCGCGCGTCCCAGCCGCGCCGCCGCAAGCGCGTCGGACGCGAGCCGGAAGCGATCATCCGCGACCTCGGCGAGCTCACCGAAGGCGCGCCGATCGTTCACGAGGATCACGGCGTCGGCCGCTATCGCGGACTGGTGACGCTCGACGTCGGCGGCACACCCGGCGAATTCCTCGACATCGAATACGCCAAGGGCGATCGGCTGTACGTGCCGGTCGCGCAGCTGCACCTCATCAACCGCTATTCCGGCGCGTCGGAAGAAACGGCGCCGCTGCATTCGCTCGGCGGCGAGCAGTGGCAGAAGGCGAAGAAGAAGGCGGCGGAAAAGGTCCGCGACGTCGCCGCCGAACTGCTCGAAATCCAGGCCAAGCGCCAGGCGCGCGCGGGCCTCGCGATCGATGTCGATCGCACCATGTACGAGCCGTTCGCCGCGACGTTCCCCTTCGAGGAAACGCCCGACCAGGCCGCTGCGATCAGCGCGGTGGTGCGCGACCTGCAGTCCAGCCAGCCGATGGATCGCGTGGTCTGCGGCGACGTCGGCTTCGGCAAGACGGAAGTCGCGGTGCGCGCGGCGTTCACCGCGGCCGCCGGCGGCAAGCAGGTCGCGCTGCTGGTGCCGACCACGCTGCTGGCCGAACAGCACTACCGCAACTTCCGCGACCGCTTCGCCGACTGGCCGATCCGCGTCGAAGTGCTGTCGCGTTTCAAGTCGAAGAAGGAGATCGCGGCCGAACTCGAAAAGGTCACGGAGGGCACCATCGACGTGATCGTCGGCACGCACCGGCTCTTGCAGCCGGACGTGAAGTTCAAGGACCTCGGCCTCGTCATCGTCGACGAGGAACAGCGCTTCGGCGTGCGCCAGAAGGAGGCGCTGAAGGCGCTGCGCGCGAATGTGCACTTGCTGACGCTCACCGCAACACCCATTCCGCGCACACTCAACATGGCGATGGCGGGCCTGCGCGATCTCTCGATCATCGCGACGCCACCCGCGCATCGCCTCGCCGTGCAGACCTTCGTCGTTCCTTGGGACGACGCGCAGCTGCGTGAAGCCTTCCAGCGCGAGCTCTCGCGTGGCGGCCAGGTCTATTTCCTGCACAACGACGTCGAATCGATCGGCCGCATGCAGCGCCAGCTGCAGGAACTCGTGCCCGATGCCCGCATCGGCGTCGCGCACGGCCAGATGCCGGAGCGCGAGCTCGAGCGCGTGATGCTCGACTTCCACAAGCAGCGCTTCAACGTGCTGCTGTCGACGACGATCATCGAGTCGGGCATCGACATCCCGAACGCGAACACGATCATCATCAACCGCGCCGACAAGTTCGGCCTGGCGCAGTTGCACCAGCTGCGCGGTCGCGTCGGTCGTTCGCACCATCGTGCGTATGCGTACCTCGTCATCCCGGATCGCAAGGCGATCACGGCGGACGCCAGGAAGCGGCTGGATGCGATCGAGGCCATGGACGAGCTCGGTGCCGGCTTCACCCTTGCGACGCACGATCTCGAGATCCGCGGCGCGGGCGAGTTGCTGGGCGAGGAGCAGAGCGGCCAGATGGCGGAGGTCGGCTTCAGTCTCTACACCGAGCTGCTGGAACGCGCCGTGCGCTCGATCCGCCAGGGCAAGCTGCCCGATGTCGACATGGTCGAAGCGCGCGGTGCGGACGTCGAACTGCACGTTCCGGCCCTGATCCCCGATGACTACCTGCCCGACGTGCACACGCGCCTGACGCTGTACAAGCGCATCAGCAGCGCGCGCAATGCGGACGAGCTGCGCGAGTTGCAGGTCGAGATGATCGACCGTTTCGGCCTGCTTCCGGATGCGGCCAAGAACCTGTTCACCGTCGCCGAACTCAAGCTCGAGGCGACACGCCTGGGCATCCGCAAGCTCGAGCTCGGCGAAAAGACCGGGCGCGTGCAGTTCGTCGAAAAGCCGAACGTCGACCCGATGGCGGTCATCAAGCTGATCCAAGGCCAGCCCAAGCTGTACCGGATGGACGGTCCGGACAAGCTGAAGCTGTCGCTCGATCTGCCCGAGGCGGCGCAGCGCGTCGCTGCCGCGCGCGGGCTGCTGATCACCTTGGCGGCGCGCTGA
- the chrA gene encoding chromate efflux transporter, whose product MSDTPERPRFAAALRFWLLLGCISFGGPAGQIAIMHTELVDRRRWVDEHAFTRALDVCMLLPGPEAMQLATWIGWRLHGLRGGLVAGGLFVLPASLLLAGLSWMYFAGQSIPLVGGVVFGLQAAVLGLLAAALERLGRRVLKTTTSRLVALGSLIAVAAAHVAFPWVMLAAALIGWWMGRKREVDAPPASDAPSPSIARSAGVFALLATAWLAPLAALAAWLGRDSTSAAVGSFLSRAALLTFGGAYAVLPYVAGEAVHTYGWLSTERMMAGLALAETTPGPLVLVLEYVGFAAGWSHPDLPSTTGSALLTAAVAVWATFMPSLLLVLTLAPWVDRVGRWRAAAAALSGITAAVVGVIAQLALWFGATLLSRSDVAHGVVAVVLAAGVFVGTRRGMAVYALVPACGVIGMLLDMALR is encoded by the coding sequence ATGAGCGACACGCCCGAACGCCCCCGTTTCGCCGCCGCGCTGCGCTTCTGGCTGTTGCTGGGCTGCATCAGCTTCGGCGGGCCGGCGGGGCAGATCGCGATCATGCACACGGAGCTGGTGGACCGCCGGCGCTGGGTGGACGAGCACGCATTCACCCGCGCACTGGACGTCTGCATGCTGCTGCCGGGCCCCGAGGCCATGCAGCTGGCGACCTGGATCGGCTGGCGCCTGCACGGCCTGCGTGGCGGCCTGGTCGCAGGTGGGCTGTTCGTGCTGCCGGCCTCGCTGCTGCTCGCCGGGCTGTCCTGGATGTATTTCGCGGGGCAGTCGATCCCGCTCGTGGGCGGCGTCGTATTCGGTCTGCAGGCAGCGGTGCTGGGCCTGCTGGCGGCCGCTCTCGAGCGACTCGGGCGTCGCGTGCTGAAGACGACGACGTCGCGTCTCGTCGCGCTGGGCTCGCTGATCGCGGTGGCCGCCGCGCACGTCGCGTTTCCGTGGGTGATGCTCGCTGCCGCGCTGATCGGCTGGTGGATGGGGCGGAAGCGGGAAGTCGATGCGCCGCCCGCGTCCGACGCGCCGTCCCCCTCGATCGCCCGCAGCGCCGGCGTGTTCGCGCTGCTCGCGACCGCTTGGCTCGCACCGCTCGCGGCACTCGCGGCGTGGCTGGGGCGCGACAGCACCAGCGCCGCGGTCGGCAGCTTCCTCTCGCGCGCCGCACTGCTCACCTTCGGCGGGGCATACGCGGTGCTGCCGTATGTCGCCGGCGAGGCGGTCCACACCTATGGCTGGCTGTCGACCGAGCGGATGATGGCCGGCCTTGCGCTCGCCGAAACCACGCCGGGACCCCTGGTGCTGGTGCTCGAATACGTCGGTTTCGCCGCGGGCTGGTCGCATCCGGATCTGCCGTCGACCACCGGCTCCGCGCTGCTCACGGCTGCAGTGGCGGTGTGGGCGACCTTCATGCCCAGCCTGCTGCTGGTGCTGACGCTCGCGCCCTGGGTGGATCGCGTCGGGCGATGGCGTGCGGCCGCGGCGGCGTTGTCGGGGATAACCGCCGCGGTGGTCGGTGTGATCGCGCAGTTGGCGCTGTGGTTCGGCGCGACGCTGCTGTCGCGATCGGACGTCGCGCATGGCGTCGTCGCCGTGGTGCTCGCGGCCGGCGTGTTCGTCGGCACGCGCCGCGGCATGGCGGTGTACGCATTGGTGCCGGCCTGCGGCGTCATCGGCATGCTGCTGGACATGGCGCTGCGCTGA
- the creB gene encoding two-component system response regulator CreB, protein MGRILLVEDESAIARTVEFALREEGFEVEHALTGGDALQLAAAGMHDLAILDVGLPDIGGFALCRELRRHAPALPVIFLTARDAEADRVLGFEIGADDYVAKPFSPRELAARVRAVLRRSRGAAPTGTFVHDAEGHRIAWRGRALDLTRYEYGLLAALLQRPGAILSRAQLMDRVWGMDSDSTDRTVDTHIKTLRAKLRDIDPDADPIRTQRGLGYSLYVD, encoded by the coding sequence ATGGGGCGGATCCTGCTGGTCGAGGACGAGAGCGCGATCGCGCGGACGGTCGAGTTCGCGCTGCGCGAGGAGGGCTTCGAGGTCGAGCACGCGCTTACCGGCGGCGACGCACTGCAGCTCGCCGCGGCCGGCATGCACGACCTCGCGATCCTCGACGTCGGCTTGCCCGACATCGGCGGCTTCGCGCTGTGCCGTGAACTTCGCCGCCACGCGCCTGCGCTGCCGGTGATCTTCCTCACCGCGCGCGATGCCGAAGCCGATCGCGTGCTCGGTTTCGAGATTGGTGCGGACGACTACGTCGCGAAACCCTTCTCACCGCGTGAACTCGCCGCACGGGTGCGCGCCGTGTTGCGACGCAGCCGCGGCGCCGCGCCCACCGGCACGTTCGTGCACGACGCCGAAGGCCATCGCATCGCCTGGCGCGGCCGTGCGCTGGACCTCACGCGCTACGAATACGGCCTGCTCGCCGCGCTGCTGCAGCGACCGGGCGCGATCCTGTCGCGTGCGCAGCTGATGGACCGCGTCTGGGGCATGGACAGCGACAGCACCGACCGCACCGTCGACACGCACATCAAGACGCTGCGCGCCAAGCTGCGCGACATCGATCCGGACGCCGACCCGATCCGCACGCAGCGCGGCCTCGGCTATTCGCTGTACGTCGACTGA
- a CDS encoding N-acetyltransferase, whose translation MAARDRLPPWHERHRLPNGREVLIRPIRPEDAEPLRAGFGLLEPEAARAPLSGNRELSTNDADRLSRPNPRTEFTLVATDLDAPGEAVVAAIAYIHTDAAAHEGDFTLLVSRFVAGMGMRRYLLTRVAKWARSRGLGVLRGELPQDADVLALAGTLGFRTVEGANDPSMARVALELPRR comes from the coding sequence ATGGCTGCGCGCGATCGTCTTCCCCCTTGGCATGAACGCCACCGTCTTCCGAATGGTCGCGAGGTGCTGATCCGGCCGATCCGCCCCGAGGACGCCGAACCGCTCCGCGCGGGCTTCGGCCTGCTCGAACCGGAAGCCGCGCGGGCGCCGCTGTCGGGCAACCGCGAGCTGTCGACCAACGACGCCGATCGCCTGTCGCGCCCCAATCCGCGCACCGAGTTCACCTTGGTCGCGACCGATCTCGATGCGCCAGGCGAAGCCGTCGTCGCGGCGATCGCCTACATCCATACCGACGCCGCCGCGCACGAAGGCGACTTCACCCTGCTGGTCAGCCGCTTCGTCGCGGGCATGGGCATGCGCCGCTACCTGCTGACCCGCGTGGCCAAATGGGCGCGCAGCCGCGGGCTGGGTGTGCTGCGCGGCGAGCTGCCGCAGGACGCGGACGTGCTCGCGCTGGCCGGCACGCTGGGCTTCCGCACCGTCGAGGGCGCGAACGATCCGTCGATGGCGCGCGTCGCCCTCGAACTGCCACGCCGATGA